A stretch of Usitatibacter palustris DNA encodes these proteins:
- a CDS encoding alkaline phosphatase family protein, translating to MKTIFSLFLAVVLAGCAGTNETAAPAKPRLVVFFVVDGLPQRQVVDYRDQLAPDGFRRFLDRGAWFADAHYGHSLTATAPGHATMLTGAYPHRTGIIGNEWRNPDTGEAVYCTGDTSATYIGHKTEKLDGTSPKNLRAETVGDVLKRVDGRSKVIAISGKDRGAILPAGKTGVAYMYMAETGRFASTTHYMPAHPAWVKAFDESKPADRWFHKEWRPLLADPGAYAKSLPDNQKWYAKGGELPKRMGEELDKPGPKYYRELLATPFGDQLTLDFAAAAIAGEELGRDDSPDILSVSLSSHDYVNHAYSAESRLSHDHVLQLDRALALFFAELDRVVGKDAYVAVLTADHGFMPAPDHSLTLGRNAGRQSGAQALTRLNAALVKQFGEGNWAVGFSAYGLLLNRPLMAQRGVDRNAFGEAARTQLLTEPGFAHAYTRAEIESGSKAGAPYFDAVRKTWHPDRSADVQLVLKPYWSFTGGAPATHGSPYPYDTNVPILFYGPKWVKPGRVDARVEVVDIAPTLSGMLGVTPPPLSEGKALPLPR from the coding sequence ATGAAAACCATCTTTTCGTTGTTCCTGGCCGTCGTCCTCGCGGGTTGCGCGGGAACGAACGAAACCGCAGCGCCCGCCAAACCGCGGCTCGTTGTCTTCTTCGTCGTCGATGGCCTGCCGCAGCGGCAGGTCGTGGACTATCGCGATCAGTTGGCGCCCGATGGCTTCCGGCGCTTCCTCGACCGCGGCGCGTGGTTCGCCGATGCGCACTACGGTCACTCGCTGACGGCCACCGCGCCGGGGCACGCGACCATGCTCACCGGCGCGTATCCGCATCGCACCGGGATCATCGGCAACGAATGGCGCAATCCGGACACCGGTGAAGCGGTGTACTGCACGGGCGACACGAGTGCGACCTACATCGGCCACAAGACCGAGAAGCTCGACGGCACGAGCCCGAAGAATCTGCGCGCGGAAACGGTCGGCGACGTCCTCAAGCGTGTCGATGGGCGTTCGAAGGTCATCGCGATTTCCGGCAAGGACCGCGGCGCGATCCTTCCGGCCGGAAAGACCGGTGTCGCCTACATGTACATGGCCGAGACGGGCCGCTTTGCCTCGACCACGCACTACATGCCCGCGCACCCGGCCTGGGTGAAGGCGTTCGATGAGTCGAAGCCCGCGGACCGCTGGTTCCACAAGGAATGGCGGCCGCTTCTCGCCGACCCCGGGGCCTACGCGAAGTCGCTGCCCGACAACCAGAAGTGGTACGCGAAGGGCGGAGAACTTCCGAAGCGCATGGGAGAAGAGCTCGACAAGCCCGGGCCGAAGTACTACCGCGAGCTCCTCGCGACCCCTTTCGGCGATCAGCTCACGCTGGATTTCGCCGCGGCAGCGATCGCGGGCGAAGAGCTCGGCCGCGACGACTCGCCCGACATCCTCTCGGTGAGCCTCTCGAGCCATGACTACGTGAACCACGCCTACAGCGCGGAATCGCGCCTGTCGCACGACCACGTACTGCAGCTCGATCGCGCGCTGGCCTTGTTCTTCGCGGAGCTCGATCGCGTCGTGGGCAAGGACGCGTATGTGGCCGTGCTCACCGCGGATCACGGCTTCATGCCCGCGCCCGACCACAGCCTGACGCTCGGCCGCAACGCGGGCAGGCAAAGTGGCGCCCAGGCGCTCACGCGGCTGAACGCCGCGCTCGTGAAGCAGTTCGGCGAGGGCAATTGGGCCGTGGGGTTCTCCGCCTACGGTTTGCTGCTCAATCGCCCGCTCATGGCGCAGAGGGGCGTGGACCGCAACGCATTCGGCGAGGCCGCACGCACGCAGCTCCTGACCGAGCCGGGCTTCGCGCACGCGTATACGCGCGCCGAGATCGAGAGTGGCAGCAAGGCGGGCGCGCCGTACTTCGATGCCGTTCGCAAGACCTGGCATCCCGATCGTTCGGCGGACGTGCAACTGGTCCTGAAACCGTATTGGTCGTTCACCGGCGGCGCGCCGGCCACGCACGGCTCGCCGTACCCCTACGACACGAACGTGCCGATCCTCTTCTACGGCCCGAAGTGGGTGAAGCCGGGGCGGGTTGATGCACGCGTTGAAGTCGTGGACATCGCGCCCACGCTTTCGGGAATGCTGGGAGTCACGCCGCCGCCGCTCTCGGAAGGGAAGGCACTGCCGCTGCCGCGCTGA
- a CDS encoding S1C family serine protease, giving the protein MNDLSLFDAYSGAVTAAVKRVRPAVVHLAVERPDGRHGSGSGFVIARSGYAVTNSHVASGARTINVSLPDGRESSADLVGDDPGSDLAVIRLTAPVDEFCELGDSSRIEAGQVAVAIGSPYGFQHTVTAGIVSALGRTMRAQNGRLIDDVIQTDAALNPGNSGGPLVDSRGDVIGVNTAVILPAQGVGFAIAANAARRIVGYLITEGRVPRARIGLAGQTVPVSRRVVRYFDLPNETAVRVMMVEKESPAAKAGVMEGDLVVALDDEPIRSVDDLQRLLTGHDSARREKLVVIRRTQRLEFIVKPHPLSS; this is encoded by the coding sequence ATGAACGACCTCTCGCTGTTCGACGCCTACTCGGGCGCCGTGACCGCGGCCGTGAAGCGCGTGCGGCCCGCGGTCGTCCACCTCGCCGTTGAACGTCCCGACGGCCGCCACGGCAGCGGCTCGGGTTTCGTGATCGCCCGCAGCGGCTATGCCGTCACCAACAGCCATGTCGCGAGCGGCGCGCGCACGATCAACGTGAGCCTGCCCGACGGGCGCGAATCCTCCGCCGATCTCGTGGGCGATGACCCCGGCAGCGACCTCGCCGTGATCCGCCTCACGGCACCCGTGGACGAGTTCTGCGAGCTGGGCGATTCATCGCGCATCGAGGCAGGACAAGTGGCGGTCGCGATCGGCAGTCCCTATGGCTTCCAGCACACGGTGACCGCGGGGATCGTGAGCGCGCTCGGGCGCACCATGCGCGCGCAGAACGGGCGGCTGATCGACGACGTGATCCAGACCGACGCGGCACTCAATCCCGGCAACTCCGGCGGGCCGCTCGTTGATTCGCGCGGCGACGTGATCGGCGTGAACACCGCGGTCATTCTTCCCGCGCAGGGCGTGGGCTTCGCGATCGCCGCGAACGCCGCGCGCCGCATCGTGGGTTACCTCATCACGGAAGGGCGCGTGCCGCGCGCGCGCATCGGCCTCGCGGGGCAGACCGTGCCGGTCTCGCGCCGCGTCGTGCGCTACTTCGACCTGCCGAACGAGACGGCGGTGCGCGTGATGATGGTGGAGAAGGAAAGCCCCGCGGCGAAAGCCGGCGTGATGGAAGGCGACCTCGTGGTCGCCCTCGACGACGAACCGATTCGCAGCGTGGACGACCTGCAGCGACTACTGACCGGTCACGACAGCGCGCGGCGCGAGAAGCTCGTGGTCATCCGGCGCACGCAGCGGCTGGAGTTCATCGTGAAGCCGCATCCTCTGTCGTCCTGA
- a CDS encoding beta-propeller domain-containing protein: MKLGRICLTLVAFLAALPTAAATLAERSPFAQGLWWNAQRSGHGFEIFNAGTETMVLWYTYDTAGAPVWYSAQGTFGAASWPLRKHRWTNGRLGATEVVGTLGLKVNTPESAEVSFTVGGQAGTWKIEPFRLSGITNEVDHSGVYFNPDSSGWGLSLTHQGDILGGVLYSYDANGAPTWYAGFDRGSTGTVNFYATRGACPTCAAQATTTTPAGRVTFDRNGESELYLRNQISGTFAAGASPDGAWMTQLGRRVSSRPADRQLANFASNASLKAFLDAAMLNVSSNSTGADFSAAPPAASFSSTNLQEAGVDEADVVKTDGNRIYTFTYESNIRKPELRIAQVANDGAQIAIAGTVPLMPSGSGASNVYNSMINAGLYTLPQRLVSLTGPGPSGYYPDGPWAISGAWTGGATSIEIFDTSGSGLPASTWHAKVDGYMVSSRRIGERLYVVARYVPKIPGFVYGTSYPPGVEGNRALLAATPLAQLLPNVSINGGANVPLVDAASIFVPPQGDRVIPADMVVIYAIDLTNKRIAQSLAILGSAEAIYASTDNLYVASSRFTYRTWYGALLPPLTYSTTELHQIRLGAETMTLVGSGSVEGTLGTNMDKAAFRMSESAGRLRVVTSDTMMWGGGALKNRLTILEPSTIAQGTLKTVSYLPNPQRPEAIGKPGELLYGTRFVGDRLYAVTFKLIDPLYVIDLANAADPKIAGALELPGFSEYLHPLPNGLLLGFGKDAKPAIAQGDGSFAWYQGLQLSLFDVSNAGVPREIQRTLIGKRGSDSALLREHHAFASLPRDDGSLAIAIPARIHDGSNSGGGDSTMYPWLESGLLRFEVRGTTPADAKLVQLPTLVTHAPSNSPYLGPSPDAGSSMGRSVIFKQGTVYVGNGKFWKIDSTGNAVGPL, translated from the coding sequence ATGAAACTGGGCCGAATCTGCCTCACCCTCGTAGCCTTTCTCGCTGCGCTTCCGACCGCCGCCGCCACCCTCGCCGAGCGCTCGCCCTTCGCCCAGGGCCTCTGGTGGAACGCCCAGCGCTCCGGCCACGGCTTCGAGATCTTCAACGCCGGCACCGAGACCATGGTGCTCTGGTACACCTACGACACAGCCGGCGCGCCCGTCTGGTACAGCGCGCAGGGCACCTTCGGCGCCGCGAGCTGGCCGCTTCGCAAGCACCGCTGGACCAACGGCCGCCTGGGCGCGACCGAGGTGGTGGGAACATTGGGCCTCAAGGTGAACACGCCCGAGAGCGCGGAAGTGAGCTTTACGGTCGGCGGGCAGGCCGGCACCTGGAAGATCGAACCCTTCCGGCTGTCGGGCATCACGAATGAAGTCGACCACAGCGGCGTCTACTTCAATCCCGACTCGAGCGGCTGGGGACTCTCGCTCACGCACCAGGGAGACATCCTCGGCGGCGTCCTCTACAGCTACGACGCGAACGGCGCCCCGACGTGGTACGCCGGGTTCGACCGAGGCAGCACGGGCACGGTGAATTTCTACGCCACGCGCGGCGCCTGCCCGACCTGCGCGGCGCAAGCGACGACCACCACGCCGGCGGGCCGCGTGACGTTCGACCGCAATGGCGAATCCGAGCTGTATCTCCGCAACCAGATCAGTGGCACATTCGCCGCCGGCGCGAGTCCGGACGGCGCGTGGATGACCCAGTTGGGCCGCCGTGTGTCGAGCCGCCCCGCCGATCGCCAGCTCGCGAACTTCGCGAGCAACGCATCGCTGAAGGCCTTCCTCGACGCGGCGATGCTGAATGTCTCCTCGAATAGCACCGGCGCGGATTTCTCGGCCGCACCTCCCGCCGCGTCCTTCTCGAGCACGAATCTCCAGGAAGCCGGTGTCGATGAAGCCGACGTGGTGAAGACCGACGGCAATCGCATCTACACATTCACGTATGAAAGCAACATCCGCAAACCCGAGCTGCGCATCGCTCAGGTGGCGAATGACGGCGCGCAGATCGCGATTGCCGGAACGGTCCCCCTCATGCCGTCGGGTTCCGGCGCCAGCAATGTGTACAACAGCATGATCAATGCCGGCCTGTACACGTTGCCGCAGCGGCTCGTGTCCCTCACGGGGCCCGGACCGAGCGGCTACTATCCGGATGGCCCGTGGGCGATATCGGGCGCGTGGACGGGCGGCGCGACCAGCATCGAGATCTTCGACACGTCCGGCAGCGGGCTCCCTGCCTCCACGTGGCACGCGAAGGTCGATGGATACATGGTGTCGTCCCGCCGGATCGGCGAGCGCCTCTACGTCGTGGCGCGCTACGTGCCGAAGATCCCCGGCTTCGTCTACGGAACCAGCTACCCGCCCGGCGTCGAAGGGAACCGCGCGCTCCTCGCGGCCACGCCCCTGGCACAGCTCCTCCCCAACGTGAGCATCAACGGCGGCGCGAACGTCCCGCTCGTCGATGCGGCCTCCATCTTCGTGCCGCCGCAGGGCGACCGGGTCATCCCGGCCGACATGGTCGTGATCTACGCGATCGACCTCACGAACAAGCGCATCGCGCAGTCACTCGCCATCCTCGGCTCGGCGGAAGCCATCTACGCCTCCACCGACAACCTCTACGTCGCCAGCTCGCGCTTCACCTACCGCACGTGGTACGGGGCGCTGCTTCCGCCGCTCACCTACTCCACCACCGAGCTGCACCAGATCCGCCTGGGCGCCGAAACGATGACGCTCGTGGGTTCTGGATCTGTGGAAGGCACGCTCGGCACCAACATGGACAAGGCCGCCTTCCGCATGAGCGAGAGTGCGGGGCGCCTGCGCGTCGTCACGAGCGACACGATGATGTGGGGAGGTGGGGCCCTCAAGAACCGCCTCACGATCCTCGAGCCGTCGACGATCGCTCAGGGCACGTTGAAGACCGTTTCGTACCTGCCCAATCCGCAGCGGCCCGAGGCGATCGGCAAGCCCGGCGAGCTGCTCTATGGCACGCGCTTCGTCGGCGACCGGCTCTACGCCGTCACCTTCAAGCTGATCGATCCGCTGTATGTGATCGACCTCGCCAACGCGGCGGATCCGAAGATCGCCGGCGCGCTCGAACTTCCCGGCTTCTCCGAATATCTCCACCCGCTGCCCAACGGGCTGCTCCTGGGCTTCGGGAAGGATGCCAAGCCCGCGATCGCGCAAGGCGACGGCTCGTTCGCGTGGTACCAGGGCCTGCAGTTGTCGCTGTTCGATGTCTCGAACGCCGGCGTCCCGCGCGAGATCCAGCGCACGCTCATCGGCAAGCGCGGCAGCGATTCGGCGTTGCTTCGGGAGCACCACGCCTTTGCATCGCTCCCGCGCGACGACGGCTCGCTCGCGATCGCCATTCCCGCGCGCATCCACGATGGCTCCAACTCGGGAGGCGGCGACTCGACGATGTATCCCTGGCTCGAAAGCGGCCTGCTGCGCTTCGAAGTGCGCGGCACCACGCCCGCCGACGCGAAGCTCGTGCAGCTTCCGACGCTGGTCACGCATGCCCCGTCGAACTCGCCCTACCTCGGGCCGAGTCCGGATGCGGGGAGTTCCATGGGCCGGTCGGTGATCTTCAAGCAGGGCACGGTCTACGTCGGCAACGGAAAGTTCTGGAAGATCGATTCGACGGGGAACGCTGTCGGGCCGCTTTGA
- a CDS encoding enoyl-CoA hydratase/isomerase family protein: protein MATTIVIEHQGPIGLVTLNRPERHNAFDDALINDLTEALRSMEAEDSVRAIVISGAGPSFSAGADLDWMKRAAGYSKDENQRDAMALGALMRTLDHLRKPTIARVHGAAIGGGVGLVACCDIAVSLSTAQFGFSEVKLGLIPAVISPYVIAAVGARSARRYFLTGERFDAAEAYRIGLVHDLAQDEADLDEKIGNIIDAMMLAGPVAQREAKDLIRAVANRPMHSEILQDTAERIAKIRTSPEGREGIAAFLEKRKASWVPAEPEAPAPIEPPQGI from the coding sequence ATGGCCACGACCATCGTCATCGAACACCAGGGCCCGATCGGCCTGGTCACGCTCAACCGTCCCGAACGCCACAACGCGTTCGACGACGCGCTCATCAACGACCTCACCGAAGCCCTGCGCTCGATGGAAGCCGAGGATTCGGTGCGCGCAATCGTGATCTCGGGCGCGGGTCCGTCGTTCTCGGCCGGTGCCGACCTCGACTGGATGAAGCGCGCCGCGGGCTACTCGAAGGACGAGAACCAGCGCGACGCGATGGCGCTCGGTGCGCTGATGCGCACGCTCGACCACCTGCGCAAGCCCACGATCGCGCGCGTGCACGGCGCGGCCATCGGCGGCGGCGTGGGGTTGGTCGCGTGCTGCGACATCGCCGTCTCGCTGAGCACGGCGCAGTTCGGCTTCTCCGAAGTGAAGCTCGGTCTCATTCCGGCCGTGATCTCGCCCTACGTGATCGCCGCCGTGGGCGCGCGTTCCGCGCGGCGCTACTTCCTCACCGGCGAGCGCTTCGACGCCGCCGAGGCCTATCGCATCGGCCTCGTGCACGACCTCGCCCAGGATGAAGCGGACCTCGACGAGAAGATCGGCAACATCATCGACGCGATGATGCTCGCGGGGCCCGTCGCCCAGCGCGAAGCCAAGGACCTCATCCGCGCGGTGGCCAACCGGCCGATGCACAGCGAGATCCTGCAGGACACGGCCGAGCGGATCGCAAAGATCCGCACCTCACCCGAGGGACGCGAAGGCATCGCCGCATTCCTGGAAAAACGCAAGGCTTCCTGGGTTCCCGCGGAACCAGAAGCACCGGCGCCGATCGAACCGCCACAGGGAATCTGA
- a CDS encoding carboxyl transferase domain-containing protein, whose product MPTIKSRLDPSSPAFKANAEAMSALVATLRDQVARVAEGGGPAAQQKHTARGKLLARDRVRALLDPGAPFLELSQLAAHGMYDGDAPSGGIVTGIGRVEGREVVIVANDATVKGGTYYPITVKKHLRAQEIASQNRLPCIYLVDSGGAFLPLQDEVFPDKEHFGRIFYNQANLSAAGIAQIAAVMGSCTAGGAYVPAMCDESIIVKNQGTIFLGGPPLVKAATGEVVTAEDLGGGDVHSRTSGVTDHLADDDRHALAIAREIVRNLNFKREVPVAMAPVTEPLYPAEDLYGIVPKDPRQPFDIREVIARLVDGSDFHEFKALYGSTLVCGFAHLHGHPVAILANNGILFSESALKGAHFIELANQRGIPLLFLQNITGFMVGRKYENAGIAKDGAKMVTAVSCAKVPKLTVILGGSFGAGNYGMCGRAFNPRFLWTWPNARISVMGGEQAASVLATVKRDGIEAKNGAWSKEEEEAFKSPIREQYERQGHPYYATARLWDDGVIDPADTRRVLGLALAACMNAPIEDTRYGVFRM is encoded by the coding sequence ATGCCCACGATCAAATCCCGCCTCGATCCGTCATCGCCCGCATTCAAGGCCAACGCCGAGGCGATGTCCGCGCTCGTCGCCACCCTGCGCGACCAGGTCGCGCGGGTGGCCGAGGGCGGCGGGCCCGCGGCGCAGCAAAAGCACACCGCCCGCGGCAAGCTCCTCGCGCGTGACCGCGTGCGCGCCCTCCTCGATCCGGGCGCGCCCTTCCTCGAGCTTTCGCAGCTCGCCGCGCACGGCATGTACGACGGCGATGCGCCCAGTGGCGGCATCGTCACGGGCATCGGCCGCGTCGAGGGCCGCGAAGTCGTGATCGTCGCCAACGACGCCACGGTAAAGGGCGGCACGTACTACCCGATCACCGTGAAGAAGCACCTGCGCGCGCAGGAGATCGCTTCGCAGAACCGCCTGCCGTGCATCTACCTCGTCGATTCCGGCGGCGCGTTCCTTCCGCTGCAAGACGAAGTCTTCCCGGACAAGGAACACTTCGGCCGCATCTTCTACAACCAGGCGAATCTCTCGGCCGCGGGCATCGCGCAGATCGCCGCCGTGATGGGCTCGTGCACCGCGGGCGGCGCGTACGTGCCGGCGATGTGCGACGAGTCGATCATCGTGAAGAACCAGGGAACGATCTTCCTCGGCGGCCCGCCCCTCGTGAAGGCGGCCACGGGCGAAGTCGTCACCGCGGAAGATCTCGGCGGCGGCGACGTGCATTCGCGCACCTCCGGCGTCACCGACCACCTCGCCGACGACGACCGCCATGCGCTCGCGATCGCCCGCGAGATCGTGCGCAACCTCAACTTCAAGCGCGAAGTGCCGGTCGCGATGGCGCCGGTCACCGAGCCGCTGTATCCGGCGGAGGATCTCTACGGCATCGTGCCCAAGGACCCGCGCCAGCCTTTCGACATTCGCGAAGTCATCGCGCGCCTGGTCGACGGCTCGGATTTCCACGAGTTCAAGGCGCTCTACGGTTCCACGCTCGTGTGCGGCTTCGCGCACTTGCACGGCCATCCGGTCGCGATCCTCGCCAACAACGGCATCCTCTTCTCGGAGTCGGCGTTGAAGGGCGCGCACTTCATCGAGCTAGCGAACCAGCGTGGCATTCCGCTGCTCTTCCTGCAGAACATCACCGGCTTCATGGTCGGGCGCAAGTACGAGAACGCCGGCATCGCCAAGGACGGCGCGAAGATGGTGACCGCGGTCTCCTGCGCGAAGGTGCCCAAGCTCACGGTGATCCTCGGCGGCTCCTTCGGCGCGGGCAACTACGGCATGTGCGGCCGCGCCTTCAACCCGCGCTTCCTCTGGACCTGGCCCAACGCGCGCATCTCCGTGATGGGCGGCGAGCAGGCCGCCTCCGTCCTCGCGACCGTGAAGCGCGACGGCATCGAAGCGAAGAATGGCGCCTGGTCGAAGGAAGAAGAGGAAGCCTTCAAGTCGCCGATCCGCGAGCAGTACGAGCGGCAAGGCCACCCCTACTACGCCACCGCCCGCCTCTGGGACGACGGCGTGATCGATCCGGCGGACACGCGCCGCGTGCTGGGCCTCGCGCTCGCCGCGTGCATGAACGCACCCATCGAGGACACCCGCTACGGTGTCTTCCGCATGTAG
- a CDS encoding acyl-CoA dehydrogenase family protein, with the protein MLQRTTADFLTTEQRMVRDMARDFAQGELAPHAAKWDQDGWIPDEVVAKMGELGLLGMIVPEEWGGSYTDYLSYALAMEEIAAGCASTATLMSVHNSVGCGPILAWGTPEQKKQWLPDMATGKVIGCFCLTEPQAGSEANNLKTRATLADGTWTLEGSKQFITNGKRAKIAIVFAVTDPDLGKKGLSAFLVPADAPGFKPQVLEHKLGIRASDTCAIVFDNCTVPEANLLGPRGKGLAIALSNLEGGRIGIAAQALGIAGAAFEAALAYAKERTQFGKKLTEHPSIGNMLADMHTRINAARLLIHHAARMRTEGLPCLSEASQAKLYASELAEWVCSKAIQIHGGYGYLRDYPVERHYRDARITQIYEGTSEIQRLLIARELAR; encoded by the coding sequence ATGCTGCAACGCACGACCGCCGATTTCCTGACCACCGAGCAGCGGATGGTCCGCGACATGGCCCGGGACTTCGCCCAGGGCGAGCTCGCGCCGCACGCCGCCAAATGGGACCAGGACGGCTGGATCCCCGACGAGGTCGTCGCGAAGATGGGCGAACTGGGACTCCTGGGCATGATCGTCCCCGAGGAATGGGGCGGCTCGTACACGGACTACCTCTCCTACGCGCTCGCGATGGAAGAGATCGCCGCGGGCTGCGCCTCCACCGCCACGCTCATGAGCGTGCACAACTCCGTCGGCTGCGGCCCCATCCTTGCGTGGGGAACGCCCGAGCAGAAGAAGCAGTGGCTGCCCGACATGGCCACCGGCAAGGTGATCGGCTGCTTCTGCCTCACCGAGCCGCAGGCCGGCAGCGAAGCCAACAACCTGAAGACCCGCGCGACCCTCGCCGACGGCACGTGGACGCTCGAGGGCTCCAAGCAATTCATCACCAACGGCAAGCGCGCGAAGATCGCGATCGTCTTCGCCGTCACCGATCCCGACCTCGGCAAGAAGGGCCTCTCCGCATTCCTCGTTCCCGCGGATGCGCCGGGCTTCAAGCCGCAGGTCCTCGAACACAAGCTGGGCATTCGCGCGTCCGACACGTGCGCGATCGTCTTCGACAATTGCACCGTTCCCGAAGCGAACCTCCTCGGCCCGCGCGGCAAGGGGCTCGCGATCGCGCTCTCGAATCTCGAAGGCGGACGCATCGGCATCGCTGCGCAGGCGCTCGGTATCGCCGGGGCCGCGTTCGAGGCGGCGCTGGCCTACGCCAAGGAACGCACGCAGTTCGGCAAGAAGCTCACCGAGCATCCGTCGATCGGCAACATGCTCGCCGACATGCACACGCGCATCAACGCCGCGCGCCTGCTGATCCATCACGCCGCCCGCATGCGCACCGAAGGCCTGCCCTGCCTTTCGGAAGCCTCGCAGGCAAAGCTCTACGCCTCCGAGCTTGCCGAATGGGTGTGCTCGAAGGCGATCCAGATCCACGGCGGCTACGGCTACCTGCGCGACTACCCGGTCGAACGCCACTATCGCGACGCCCGCATCACGCAGATCTACGAGGGCACGAGCGAAATCCAGCGCCTGCTCATCGCGCGCGAACTGGCTCGATGA
- a CDS encoding TfoX/Sxy family DNA transformation protein — MSTTITPIERTPNIGPLLAADLRAVGIDSLEALMRVGFWDAWLQLRRANPERDCVPACLSLAGAVAGVRWNHLPPRVRADIRQRVKAARA; from the coding sequence ATGTCGACGACCATCACCCCCATCGAACGGACCCCTAACATCGGCCCGCTGCTCGCGGCGGACCTTCGCGCAGTAGGCATCGATTCCCTCGAAGCCCTGATGCGCGTGGGATTCTGGGACGCGTGGCTGCAGCTTCGCCGCGCCAACCCGGAACGCGACTGCGTGCCGGCATGCCTGTCGCTTGCAGGTGCCGTCGCCGGCGTGCGCTGGAACCACCTGCCGCCGCGCGTTCGCGCGGACATCCGGCAGCGCGTGAAGGCCGCCCGCGCCTGA
- a CDS encoding thiolase family protein, which produces MAESIVIVGAKRTPIGAMQGKFNTVTASQLGAVAIKSALEQAGVKGNEVDDLIFGNVLSAGQGQAPARQAALGAGMDKATPTTTINKMCGSAMKAAMMGADEITAGQATIVVAGGMESMTNAPHLLPKGRGGIRYGHGKVLDHMAFDGLENAYDGKPMGHFADKTAEKYGFTREEMDAYSKASTERALAAVKAGAFTDEIAPVTVEGRKGNEVVSQDETPFTVNVEKISTLRPAFNKDGTVTAATSSSISDGAAALVLMTESEAKKRGAKPLAKIIAYASNAHEPEWFTTAPVGAIKKVLDKAGWKAADVDLFEVNEAFAVVAMAAMKDIGIPHDKINVNGGAVALGHPIGATGARIITTLIYALKKRGGKKGVAALCIGGGEGTALALEVL; this is translated from the coding sequence ATGGCTGAAAGCATCGTGATCGTCGGCGCCAAGCGCACTCCCATCGGCGCCATGCAGGGCAAGTTCAACACCGTGACCGCCTCGCAGCTGGGCGCGGTCGCCATCAAGAGCGCGCTCGAGCAGGCGGGCGTCAAGGGCAACGAGGTCGATGACCTGATCTTCGGCAACGTCCTCTCGGCCGGCCAGGGCCAGGCGCCCGCGCGCCAGGCGGCACTCGGCGCGGGCATGGACAAGGCCACGCCCACCACCACGATCAACAAGATGTGCGGCTCGGCGATGAAGGCCGCGATGATGGGCGCCGACGAGATCACGGCGGGCCAGGCGACGATCGTCGTCGCCGGCGGCATGGAGTCGATGACGAACGCGCCGCACCTGCTGCCCAAGGGGCGCGGCGGCATTCGCTACGGCCACGGCAAGGTCCTCGATCACATGGCCTTCGACGGGCTGGAAAACGCCTACGACGGCAAGCCCATGGGGCACTTCGCCGACAAGACGGCGGAGAAATACGGCTTCACGCGCGAAGAGATGGATGCCTACTCCAAGGCCTCCACGGAGCGCGCGCTCGCCGCGGTCAAGGCCGGTGCGTTCACCGACGAGATCGCGCCCGTCACGGTCGAAGGCCGCAAGGGCAACGAAGTGGTGAGCCAGGACGAGACACCCTTCACCGTCAACGTGGAGAAGATCTCGACGCTGCGTCCCGCGTTCAACAAGGACGGCACGGTCACGGCGGCCACCTCCTCGTCGATCTCCGACGGCGCGGCGGCCCTCGTGCTCATGACGGAGAGCGAAGCGAAGAAGCGCGGCGCCAAGCCGCTCGCGAAGATCATCGCCTACGCCTCCAACGCGCACGAACCGGAGTGGTTCACCACCGCACCCGTGGGCGCGATCAAGAAGGTGCTGGACAAAGCCGGCTGGAAAGCCGCCGACGTGGACCTCTTCGAAGTGAACGAGGCTTTCGCGGTGGTGGCCATGGCGGCGATGAAGGACATCGGCATTCCGCACGACAAGATCAATGTCAACGGCGGAGCCGTCGCATTGGGGCACCCGATCGGCGCAACGGGAGCTCGCATCATCACCACGCTCATCTATGCCCTCAAGAAACGCGGGGGAAAGAAAGGCGTGGCTGCGCTGTGCATTGGCGGCGGTGAAGGAACAGCCCTCGCCCTGGAGGTTCTCTAA